The Mytilus galloprovincialis chromosome 3, xbMytGall1.hap1.1, whole genome shotgun sequence genomic interval cggtacttgtctatcccaaattcatgtatttggttttcatgttacatttgttattctcgtggtgttttgtctgatgattggtctgtttctgtgtgtgttgcgtttcgatgttgtgtcgttgttctcctcttatatttaatgcgtttcgctcggttttggtttgttaccccgattttgttttttgtccatggatttatgagtttttaacagcggtatactactgttgcctttatttgtacatatattgaaggtatACATGTGGTCaggattttgatttttattaatatttgctcttttgggtgACAgctgaactttgtcatttttttgaGTATTTACTTTCATAAGAGGAGCATTTCTAGATAACTACTCCTACAGTTTAAATACTATGaagttttaaaagagggacgaaagatactcataaatcgacaattaactgacaacgcaaggctaaaaatgaaaaggacaaacagacaaacaatagtacacataacacaacatagaaaactaaagaataaacgaaccccaccaaaaactaggggtgatctcaggtgctccagaagggtaagcagatcctgctccacatgtggcacccgtcgtgttgcttatgagataacaaatccggtaaaaagtctaattcggtaggtcacatttatgaaagggaagggggatgtagttacgacgtaaggaacatatccgatatcatttgtgaaacggttattccataacggtcaaccaatcgtgatggcgtccgtaaaatttacgaagagatgatttcaacttttccatttggaactcttgatttaatagcttccttgtgagcaacaatcctctatcaagaaaatcatgataggaaatgcaagcacgggaatatcgtatcaattgggagatatatacaccgtatgcaggtgctgctggaatgtttaTGACCCCTTTTGTAGCTATTTTTGTACGAAATTTtgaaacttcaattgtatcataTATACTGAacaatagagataggccattttgtaaaTGTACCGAGGgaaaacttgatgcaaagcattattatttacagtgtcattgcatttaatagaaaaagagtactttatGTCAAagaaaccaagatttttataaaaaatccacagcctttattacagagatttttgttttaaaatttgaaacatagattactcacttgcttttctgtgatgtgctagtgtttatttataacaaaaggttctaaccaacctgtaaattccaaaatacctcgtgctgagtcactaaagtcgagcgcaatataaaaggtgtacttgatttggtccattttttaaaattttgtttaaccaataactacaataataaacttgttttaaggaaatcaatgctagcactgtaTGCAATAATCcaatatctatcagtcatcaaatcgccaaatatgagagtacaaggataaaggctgaggattttctataaaatttccatatgtttagcattgaatcaacacaagggtacataatccttaactTTGCTGGCTGTTTTTACGTGTATTGAAGGTCTGCATGTGGgcagggttttgatttttattaacattttctctTTTGTGCGATAGTTGTTGTCATTTTTTTGGATTATTTATTTGCATAAGAGGAGCTTTTTAAGATAACTCATCCTACAGTCTGAATGCTAGGACGTTTCCACTTTGCTGGCTGTTTGTACCTATATATTGAAGGTGtacatgtggtcagggtttttatttttattaatattttctcTTTTGGGAGATaattgaactttgtcatttttggggtatACACGCTTAAATGTTATAGTTATTGTAAAATAACACTTTGCATCTGCGGAGACACAATTGATGGTCCCGAAGATGCAAAGTATCTCCAAGACACAATACTATCTCAAAGAAAGTACCACATTGactttgttataatacagttACTTCAGTTTGGAGTGCATgggcatcactttgtctagtCTTTTTCTGGAGTAATCTTTATCAGGTATGCTCAAAGCAGAATGTTTGGAAAGTTCAAAATACTAAAAGTTTGAGAGCACAATTAAATATGAAATGCAAAAAGTGTCAACTTTAGTTTTGGCTTTAGTGTGGCTTTGGCTGCCTTTTAGacataacaataaaatacaattttggtTGTTACAAACTGTTGAAACAGCGGAATAATGAAATACTATTTTACCAATATGTTTGGTCTGTAttccattttgtgcttctttgttatatgtttgtatggttttttttagtGAATAagattatagcacaatgttgactCTGTATTACCTGTGTGTTTGTtcgttttgttcacgcatcgttgagaATATAATGAAATGTGATGCGACTGtgaaacaagtgagaggtttagctatctataaaaccaggttcaatccacaattttctagataagaaaatgcctgtaccaagtaaggaatatgacagttgttatccattagtttgatatttttgagcttttgattttgccatttgattagggactttcagtttttaattttcctcggagttcagtatttttcatcttcgctagccaagggttacgatccactcccgttctcttcgggagtggatcgtaacccttggctagcgaagatgagtatttttgtgattttactttttgctattaTCCGTCAATTTTTTCAATATGACCAAAAACACTCACAAAACAATCAAAACGAATTATTagcttgcaagtgaataattcaaccttAGTTGAACATGTATTCATGATATTCTTACTTTATCATAAGCTGGAGATGGTTAtgatttttcttaatttattcagttatatatataaaacaaagaatgTCATTATTGACAGTGAAAAAAGAAATCAACCATAAAAAAATTCATTGACCGATTTGGACCACAAGAAATATTCATATACAGGTAAAACCATCATTTACAATCTATAAcctgaaatcaaacagacctaatTACACGTGTCAATTAAATTTATATCGATATTTATATCAGGTCGAATGACTATTGGCAGTGTGTCGACCGTCTTTGGATGTAATCTCAATGGTTAACTAGATGATGCCTAATTTGCTTGACGTAGTTAAATAAGTAAAGATCAAAGATCGCAAAAGTCGCTAAAATAAATCGCCCGCGAAAATTTGTTGATTTACAGTATGATAATTCAAGTCTTATCAGTGATcacgaatttgacagctaatcCGAATATGCCCCTTATAAACAATTGCAAAATTAGATGATCTTTGTTAACAGACATAAGTGATTGATTGGTGATTGCTGAAAGCAACATCAGCACAAAAATGCTATATCGCGGCGAGTGTAGGCAAAGAGTACTTGAATTTGAAACATGCCAAAAAGCTAAGCACTGGTCGCTGTATCATCTAATCACTAAAGATCAATAAAGGGACCATATGTAGATATTGATACTGCATGGAGAAAAAATGTTTATGTGGTTGATTATTTATACCGCTTATTTTCATTATTTCCTTTCGATCATTATCCTATGCGTGAACAATAGTGCACTATTTGTCCCTTGTGGTTTACCAGACTACACTTATTTTATGACACTTACATCAGTTCACCATATCCCTgatttcgttttgaattttctattgGTGATAACTCCtggatgttaaaaaaaacaacaacttacGATTCCCTTCTAAAAATCTTTCTAAGTAGCCATCCCATGATCCATCATAGTTATACATAAGCAATCCACGATGATGATGATAATATGAAACAGCAACATCTTTAGGATTTCTCAAAGTGTTAACTATCTTACATTTCCGCCTGAGAAAATCTTTTGGAAGCATGGAAAATTCTAGATGTGTATTCAGTATACGAGGAGACGGTAAAGAATCAAATGACTCTTTTGACATGCTTTCAATCATGCATTTCATTTTAGAGTATTCTATCAATTCTGCTTTCTGTGTATGCAACATCTGGATAATTTCCCACACCCAATGAGTCCCtgttaataaataatattatGAATGACAAAAACGAATACTTATCACTTTAAATTTGCGAAACACGAATTTCTGACAGAAAAATTGTAATGTTAATAACCAAATGTGAGAAATAGCATTGGATTGattaaaaaacaacttttaaggCATGATAATTcgactatttatttatttatacattcgttattttcaaatttttatgtttgagtgttcctgatgaaagtgtatcaaattcttaaattgttattttcattttagaaaCACTATATATCCAACGTTGTTAGAAGATAAAGAGAATACGAATTCATAAAAAGATTAAACGAAGGCATTGTATTCCCGATGTGAAATATATTGAACATAAAACTCTACCTTATTTTTTGATTGCATTAACTCTGGAAATCTGCAAGTCTCGaacttatctttatttattttttatgtgggcaaatacaacatttaaacatgataaacatttgTACCTCTATAataaattaaactatttaccggatttgttatatcataagcaacacgacgggtgccacatgtggagcaggatctgcttacccttccgaagcacctgagatcacccttagtttttggtggggttcgtgttgtttattctttagttttctatgatgtgtcatgtgtactattgtttgtctgtttgtccttttcatttttagccttggcgctgtcagtttattttcgatttatgagtttgactgtccctctggtatctttcgtccctcttttaaacaggtatgatattttgtaattcattttgcATTATTCTTCATATTTCTAAAATGCTACTTATCCACTTTCACTCTTTAAATTCACTGCTCTTTAGATTAAAATTTCTTTGCTCTTACTTATCagaaaaaattattacaataaaAGGAATAATGCAAAATGAATTACAGAATCAAAAACACATGAACAAAACAATCTTTGCATATCTACAAATTTAATACCTGATTTCGGATAATTACAAAGCAATACGTCATCATCTCTAGCTACAAAATGATCAGCCATTGACCGAAagtcatcttcctgacttggaAATTTGAAATCGGGTAAAAGAAAACCATCAACATCTAAAACTGTCATACATTTCCCTTCTGAGTCTACTAGATCCTTCAGTGGCATCTGAAAGGAGAAGGTTCGCGAAGGGTTAAAATTTGCCtaaaatatttgatgtttttttaaatcgggcctaaagttttaaatttcacatagaaatacttgtgataatactattaagacaaaaatatatttttcggacactttcctttacaatttatgaagctatgaccccttaaataatcattatttttattttaaggtcaatttttgtacttttttccataattttaatagtttttttggcataattaatcTTGGTCGCCATCCACGATCCAAAAAGGTTTTTTATTGATGAATTCTAGATCAAAATTGGAATGTTTTGGTTACAACAGATTTTGAATCGTACGTGGCGGCCAAGGTGTGtctaaagcttttaggtctgaaaattgcacaaaatcatcatattttgacaaaatggcCAAAATGGGCTTACCATGGAGAATATTATGgacttttatgaaaaaaactaatGTATTTAGCattaagacttttgaaatagacccatttacaaACCATATTGTGACCTTTTTGGTGTTtcatgataaagttgatatttaagGCCATTTTGTGCCAGAAGTGAACATTgaacataaaatacaaatatttcagaaGAATATATAGATAGTTATTTGCGGgaacaaatgtcttttttttctcttttctttttctcTCACAAGTTCTGCATCAGTTTACTTCAGAATAAAACTAAAAAGTAAATGAATGTCTCAAAAACTATTATGTCTATTATAGTCAAAGGCGAAAACTGCTACTTTGGCAACTAACTTTTAGTCTAGTATGAGCAGCTTTGCTGGTTGAGAGGCGAACGCATACAGTACATCTGAATGTTGAATTTGTCAGACGTAAATATGATTGTCGTATTTCAAAGTGGAATgcattatgaaattaaaaaaaagagaaccttataaatgttattactaccacaaGGTCCACACTTCTGCTACATTTTAGATTGAGGAATTATTTCCTTCACGTACAGTTccgattaaaataacaaaatggcGAAAAAATATactgttttggcgaaagaggtgagaaaaaaaataagtgaCCCAGGGAAAAGCTTGTAGGAAACATTTACCGAACTTTTATGAAATAATGgatattttgtagacgaaacgcgggtctgtcgcaaatacaaaattacaatcctggtatctatggtgggTTTAATTACATTATTTGGTTCAAATTTGctattatttaattttgaaaataagttaaaattcaaaaatgtgtCTCACACATAACTAGTTTTGATTGTATGTCCAAGTTGTGCTCAGCTTGTGACCATTTTAGTTTTAATCAGTTCTTTAACATTTGCATTTAATTtaggattttcaaatatgttggccTCGATCATCACTTAGTTAAAGTTAAATTTGCTTTTATAAAAGTTCAGAAATGAAACTCATGCAAAGGTCTGATCCCTTGTCCAGTTTGACTTTTAACTTATGTCCTTTTTTGTATTGATCACCTCTTCAACGTTCGtaatatgtttttgatttttaaacaaGTTGAATAGACGTTAAATTGTCGAAATACCGGGAAGGGTTTGTACGCTCAACAACATGTTTAACAacgctacattctgtatgtgcctgtccaaagttatGAGCCTAAAGTACAGAGGCTGttgtttgttaatttctgtcatatCTGTTTTTTTGTGAACAGTTTCTCTGTGTTGACTGGTCTAGCGTGTGTTTGTGCTATATTTTTGacatgtagtgttgtcattttagtgataTTTTTTAGAAttgtcatataagcgggaggtttggctagacATATTACCAGGTTCAACATACcatttttgtttcttaaaatgtcatgttcCAAGTTAGAAATATATaagttatcaaatagttcgtttctatgtatgttgccgTTTGTTTTTGTTCCACTTCAGTGTTCCCgttgttcttttgttttcctcttatagttgacacgttttcctcggttttagttggTAATCTTGATTTTTTTGTCTCTAAGACTTGAtcgatttatgaaatttgaacaccgGTTTActagtgttgcctttatttgttatcaattatGACGTTAGTTTTCATGTTGAATTGTTTCACGGTTTTCATCTCTATGCCGTGTATggctgactatacggtataggtTTTCTCATTTTCGGAGGCCGTATGGTGCCGTTTTATTAATTGCTTACTTCCTTCTTCGTTTTTActctggtagatagttgtctaaTTAGAAATCATACTACAACTCCTCAGTTTTATgctaaaagttgtatttttaattttctgcACACTATAATAAATCATGGTTTACTTGTAATGTTGTTAAGTTCAACTGAATAAATGTACTACATGTAGCAATATATGAGGGCAGAGATGGTACAAtgtatgacaatatatgttattatatgtttatgtgatataGTGCATGCATAATAAATTTGTCAAAcgttgtatatattatataagctGTAATTATTTTGGGAATCAAGTTGTGTATCATTATTGTTGTAGGTTAATGTTTGAAGACGATCGAATAATCATATCAGTTGAGGCTATAATGGGTAacctttaatttttgtattattaataCGGTTTTTATACACTGACATGTCCCTTTAAACGATTTATCTAATGTGTCTGTACTGTTCATCCTTATTTTCGACGCAACGGTATCCCATTCGTTTCGTGATATCTGATACTTGCAATAATGATAATGATGTTTAATTCTCTTTCGACGACTTATTTGTTATTGATCCAGGAGAAAAAAACCCTGAACAATGtctttgttgtccattcgtttgatgtgttttgtcatttgattttgacatttgattaggtactttccgattgaattttcctcggagttcagtattttggtgattttactttttaatatgacaaaacaatcttttttttattatctgcaaaaatatttaaaatttacagCGAATTTGTATACTatcacacacaaacacacacaaataTCGTCCTCCTTCTTTTGGCATTAACATTCAAAAGAACGATAAAAACATATTCCGTCTCATCTTTAGATTAGATATAAAACTCTTATAACAATCGTTATAAAGAACGAAATATTAAACCACCTTTCTAAAA includes:
- the LOC143068189 gene encoding sulfotransferase 1B1-like translates to MPLKDLVDSEGKCMTVLDVDGFLLPDFKFPSQEDDFRSMADHFVARDDDVLLCNYPKSGTHWVWEIIQMLHTQKAELIEYSKMKCMIESMSKESFDSLPSPRILNTHLEFSMLPKDFLRRKCKIVNTLRNPKDVAVSYYHHHRGLLMYNYDGSWDGYLERFLEGNLDYMSWFDNVRNWHKDIKEHRDYPIHVIQYEDMHKNGIEEIRKLAKFLEKPYNEKLLKGIQDNCQFEIMQKGKCHANFFWKENTAGIYREGKVGGWKKVFTVAQNEKFDKLFQEKIADLNLDIKFTL